A DNA window from Aspergillus nidulans FGSC A4 chromosome I contains the following coding sequences:
- a CDS encoding glycoside hydrolase family 16 protein (transcript_id=CADANIAT00007615) gives MSSLLKISIILAGMAAAQNTECGCYSTDGVTAATYTNRIYHDFRSLDETGTLYTGEPANVTNDDESAAAPVQSGYLTSDGFVNDFGIQTWGSPASEDTPLRKQYSNANVYIEHDGSSSSTHLTLRSYRNADFVSTAEIDSKLQNIFHASITVRARVRGAAGACAGIFTYLDDKTESDIEILTRDPTNHIRYTNQPGLDSDGNEIPGASTDAVLPNGAVWTDWVDHRLDWTPELSAFYANGELVETKTYGIPDAPSSFIVNLWGDGGSWSGTPDIESAAYLDIQWIEVLFNTSDASA, from the exons ATGTCTTCTCTCCTCAAAATCTCGATCATCCTCGCCGGAATGGCGGCCGCTCAGAACACTGAGTGTGGCTGTTATTCGACGGATGGCGTCACGGCTGCCACATACACGAACCGCATCTACCATGATTTCCGCTCCCTAGATGAGACTGGAACCCTCTACACTGGAGAGCCTGCTAACGTCACCAATGACGATGAGTCTGCCGCTGCACCTGTGCAGTCTGGGTATCTGACGTCCGATGGCTTTGTCAATGACTTCGGTATCCAGACATGGGGCTCACCAGCGAGTGAAGATACGCCGTTGAGAAAACAGTATAGCAATGCGAATGTCTATATTG AGCATGACGGCTCCAGCAGTTCAACGCACCTCACTCTGCGCTCCTACCGCAACGCGGACTTTGTCTCCACTGCCGAGATCGACAGCAAGCTGCAAAACATCTTCCACGCCTCTATCACAGTCCGCGCGCGCGTTCGCGGGGCCGCCGGCGCCTGCGCCGGAATCTTCACTTACCTCGACGACAAGACTGAGAGCGATATTGAGATCCTGACCCGCGACCCGACGAATCACATCCGCTACACGAATCAGCCTGGTCTGGACAGCGATGGGAACGAGATCCCTGGCGCGTCGACGGACGCCGTCTTGCCGAACGGTGCCGTTTGGACTGACTGGGTTGATCACCGGCTTGATTGGACGCCTGAGCTGAGTGCGTTTTATGCCAATGGGGAACTCGTCGAGACCAAGACGTACGGGATCCCGGACGCTCCGAGCTCTTTCATTGTGAACCTT TGGGGTGATGGGGGCTCATGGTCTGGTACGCCAGACATTGAATCTGCAGCGTATCTCGATATCCAGTGGATTGAGGTCCTTTTCAACACTTCCGATGCGTCGGCCTGA
- a CDS encoding protein hk-8-3 (transcript_id=CADANIAT00007616), which produces MDSPTNSTTSEKSRDGPRKYAYNHEGALSEKYAQESVGNNPNASRDNVLTVFAQLAAVRMNAQRAMISLFDRKQQYVIAEATPRCCLRGESGRDQADGLWLGVGQFPRQRIPMCYHAMKSFIDDESDFFVVNDLTKDERFCDHSCVTGHPHNRFYVSVPIQSPDDYIIGAVAVLDNKPRDGISGEQERFLSELAATVMDHLLSQRAMREEYREEKMVRALGLFVKGKSHLNEWFDSGENSNSRQRDQMGRINRKLEQMQVSEYSSGEKGNEQGKKASRPPRDEKSKHESPVQKFINDDNERRDSGIGTQDVQALKKRPKLSPTTSHLQDTLAPTNVRSVVNRAASMLYQALDVEGVMFIDASVYARRKAVGSNHGKRRDAYNVEHQERHGGSDEDIPSATKDDSRLNSPASEDDEDAHSLVLGHYTTSTSELGINLSDSHYVSLSGSFISHLIDQYPRGKIFHIEEDGSISLSYEGLADEMQHPGEGGRGAPTSDPDVINVKQETSDIQQLMKVLPDARCVAIYPIWDFQRGRYFTINLVWANDPGRVLSEPKDLTYLAAFSNTVMAEVSRLDLEAADRAKGDFISSISHELRSPLHGLLGTVELLQEMVSGYAQHSLIETVYSCGRTLLDTLNHLLDYAKINTLSQPKQLENLGQKALSEARPAVPGSLQDEDLGVLVQEVVEGILAGVEYQRRGVDGGSGGRRGPYGNANSRLITIVDIEWNDSWRYSVYAGAWRRVVMNLFGNALKYTQTGYIRLFMRNDTLKRDGQNADPAIRMTFSDSGRGMSKDFIANHLYTAFHQEDTTSPGLGVGLHLVHQIVKSLNGTIDFASELGKGTDVDVVLPINPPEDPAPAAPLYDSLKEKLQGKTISLFTQSSKLGNLGMDTRVFNNMLISLGRMTTGWFGLRVLTLEEYDRGEADFAIVTEHEYKTYYHKGSSMPKEQGSGEIQPMYPLIVLSERASSWRTIGESMDEVIFLTQPVSPKTLATAFEHCLAASTTALDRAEDSDLMPMPEKRKQSSPVVDGDSPNKKTVTETMVDGETDIKTGPATDGKIAGATAGAVNGASCANDNPARHRILLVEDNQVNLKVIEMCVKTAGFTYETATNGLEALERFKDTQFDVVIMDVSMPVMDGLTATREMRKFERRCRSNCEQNQDRKRATIIALTAVLSASTQHEATVSGVDLFLTKPAPLKQLKEILEDLREGKEIGQE; this is translated from the exons ATGGACTCTCCAACAAACTCCACAACTTCGGAAAAAAGCCGCGACGGACCGCGGAAGTACGCGTACAACCACGAAGGCGCCC TCTCCGAGAAGTATGCCCAGGAGTCTGTCGGCAACAACCCCAATGCCTCGCGTGACAATGTCCTCACCGTCTTTGCCCAGTTGGCTGCAGTTCGCATGAATGCCCAGCGTGCGATGATCTCCTTGTTTGACAGAAAGCAGCAGTATGTCATTGCAGAGGCCACACCGAGATGTTGTCTGCGCGGCGAGAGTGGCCGCGATCAGGCTGATGGCTTATGGCTGGGTGTGGGCCAGTTTCCGCGGCAGCGGATCCCCATGTGCTACCACGCGATGAAGTCGTTTATTGACGATGAGAGTGATTTTTTTGTCGTTAATGATCTCACCAAGGACGAACGGTTCTGCGACCACTCGTGCGTAACGGGTCATCCGCACAATAGGTTCTATGTTTCCGTGCCCATCCAGTCGCCGGACGACTATATCATCGGAGCTGTGGCGGTTCTGGACAATAAGCCGCGTGATGGTATTTCTGGTGAGCAGGAGCGTTTCCTCTCGGAGCTCGCGGCTACAGTGATGGATCATCTACTTTCACAACGCGCAATGCGGGAAGAGTaccgagaagaaaagatgGTCCGCGCTCTTGGACTGTTCGTCAAAGGCAAATCGCACCTAAACGAGTGGTTCGACAGCGGAGAGAACTCAAACTCACGACAGCGAGACCAGATGGGCCGAATCAACAGGAAACTGGAGCAAATGCAGGTTTCTGAATATAGCAGCGGTGAGAAGGGTAATGAAcaagggaagaaggcgagtaGACCACCGCGAGACGAAAAATCCAAGCACGAGTCGCCTGTCCAGAAGTTTATTAACGACGACAATGAGCGGAGAGACTCGGGGATTGGGACCCAAGACGTAcaggcgctgaagaagcggCCGAAACTGTCGCCAACCACCAGTCACCTGCAGGACACTCTCGCTCCAACAAATGTTCGATCAGTGGTCAACCGCGCCGCATCTATGCTCTACCAGGCGCTGGATGTCGAGGGCGTCATGTTTATCGACGCTAGCGTGTACGCCCGTCGTAAAGCCGTTGGATCTAATCATGGCAAGAGACGGGACGCGTACAATGTTGAGCATCAGGAACGACATGGTGGCAGCGATGAGGACATTCCCTCTGCAACAAAAGATGACTCCCGATTGAATTCGCCCGCAtcagaagacgacgaggatgcACATAGCCTCGTCCTAGGCCACTAcaccacatccacatccGAATTAGGCATCAACCTCAGCGACAGCCACTATGTCTCCCTCTCCGGATCGTTCATCAGTCATCTCATTGACCAATACCCGCGGGGGAAAATCTTTCAcattgaagaggatgggTCCATATCCCTTAGCTACGAGGGCTTGGCCGATGAGATGCAACACCCCGGGGAAGGCGGCCGGGGTGCGCCGACCAGCGACCCGGACGTAATCAACGTCAAGCAGGAGACTTCAGACATCCAGCAGCTCATGAAAGTCCTGCCAGACGCTCGGTGCGTAGCCATCTATCCTATCTGGGACTTTCAGCGCGGCAGGTACTTCACAATCAATCTGGTGTGGGCCAATGACCCCGGCCGGGTGCTATCGGAGCCAAAAGACCTGACGTACCTGGCTGCCTTCAGCAACACCGTCATGGCTGAGGTATCCCGATTAGATCTGGAGGCAGCGGATCGCGCAAAAGGGGACTTtatctcctccatctcgCATGAATTGCGGTCACCACTGCATGGGCTCTTAGGGACCGTAGAGctcctgcaggagatggTGAGCGGCTACGCTCAACATTCACTAATTGAGACTGTATACAGCTGCGGCCGGACCCTGCTAGATACATTGAACCATCTCCTCGATTACGCCAAAATCAACACCCTTAGCCAACCCAAGCAATTGGAAAATCTCGGGCAAAAAGCTCTCTCTGAAGCGCGGCCCGCCGTGCCTGGGTCGCTGCAAGATGAGGATCTAGGCGTTTTGGTGcaggaggtggtggaaggCATCCTCGCAGGTGTTGAGTACCAGCGCCGCGGAGTTGATGGCGGCAGTggtggacgacgaggaccatATGGCAATGCCAACTCCAGGCTTATTACGATCGTGGATATTGAATGGAATGATAGCTGGCGTTACAGCGTGTATGCTGGCGCCTGGAGGCGTGTTGTCATGAACCTTTTCGGGAACGCCCTCAAGTACACTCAGACCGGCTACATCCGACTCTTTATGAGGAACGACACATTAAAGCGCGACGGACAGAACGCCGATCCGGCAATAAGAATGACCTTTAGTGATTCAGGACGGGGCATGTCCAAGGACTTCATTGCCAACCACCTCTACACTGCTTTCCACCAGGAAGACACAACTTCGCCTGGCCTGGGCGTGGGACTACATCTCGTCCACCAGATCGTCAAATCCCTAAACGGGACAATTGATTTTGCCAGCGAGCTTGGGAAGGGAACAGACGTCGACGTCGTCCTCCCAATCAACCCAccagaagatccagcgcctgcagcGCCCCTCTATGACTCACTGAAAGAGAAATTACAAGGCAAGACAATTTCCCTATTCAcgcagagctcaaagctgGGCAATCTAGGTATGGATACTAGGGTCTTCAACAACATGCTCATCAGCCTCGGCCGCATGACGACGGGCTGGTTTGGCTTGCGGGTCCTCACTCTGGAAGAATATGACCGCGGGGAGGCGGACTTTGCAATCGTCACGGAGCACGAGTATAAAACCTACTACCACAAGGGGTCAAGCATGCCGAAAGAACAAGGGTCCGGTGAAATCCAGCCAATGTACCCGCTTATTGTGCTCAGTGAGCGggcgagcagctggagaacGATTGGCGAGAGCATGGACGAGGTAATCTTCCTGACGCAGCC GGTGAGCCCGAAAACACTGGCGACGGCGTTCGAGCACTGCCTGGCTGCCTCTACCACTGCACTCGATCGCGCTGAAGATTCGGATCTTATGCCCATGCCGGAGAAGCGCAAGCAGTCTTCGCCTGTTGTGGATGGCGATAGTCCGAACAAGAAGACGGTTACTGAGACAATGGTCGATGGAGAGACGGATATCAAAACGGGGCCTGCTACTGACGGAAAAATAGCCGGCGCAACAGCGGGAGCAGTGAACGGAGCATCATGCGCCAACGATAACCCCGCCAGACACCGAATTCTTCTTGTGGAAGACAACCAAGTAAACCTGAAAGTGATCGAAATGTGCGTTAAAACCGCAGGGTTCACTTACGAAACCGCCACGaacggcctcgaagctctCGAGAGGTTCAAGGACACGCAGTTCGATGTTGTGATCATGGACGTTTCCATGCCCGTGATGGACGGACTCACTGCCACGCGCGAGATGCGCAAGTTTGAGCGCCGCTGCCGGAGTAACTGCGAGCAGAACCAGGATCGCAAGCGTGCTACAATCATTGCGCTCACGGCTGTGCTTTCCGCGTCAACGCAGCATGAGGCGACAGTTAGCGGGGTTGATTTGTTTCTCACCAAGCCTGCGCCGTTGAAGCAATTGAAGGAAATTTTGGAAGACTTGAGGGAGGGAAAGGAGATTGGCCAGGAGTGA
- a CDS encoding uncharacterized protein (transcript_id=CADANIAT00007617) codes for MTGMNTSVSAGWYSFTNLGPITTTFTPAPACTASNQVSIGYVDNFFTGVNVYAAYGVQCTSTVDYFDCIPTMTPEPTSTTAVPDDDIIWVDYGVYYSPGLYCPKGWKTVGMAGRDASSVLTSSGVLAPTATRSSRTRAATPTPYGDDYYDYYYDEYNLDPASVMKSMLEPKQTMALCCPDFMTVDSNGACYSIVSSYTATTGCHVVTGFNYEYSETTTTYTMTYTYSDDEGSETDVITRVGTYDVPTATETTVRTYTTNLDGEEKESMTAMYIMPVVTLLYHESDLENAAKETAAAKAKAEAEASETATNAANSLIGRNGNSVWEGVGSVVGIWMVAMALGGALVLPW; via the exons ATGACTGGCATGAACACCTCCGTCTCTGCAGGTTGGTACAGCTTCACCAACCTGGGCCCTATCACGACCACCTTcacgccagcgccagcctgcACGGCCTCGAATCAGGTCTCGATCGGCTACGTGGATAATTTTTTCACTGGCGTCAATGTCTACGCCGCGTACGGTGTCCAATGCACGTCTACCGTCGACTATTTCGACTGCATCCCCACCATGACACCAGAGCCAACATCCACCACCGCTGTCCCGGACGACGACATCATCTGGGTTGACTATGGCGTCTACTACTCGCCCGGTCTCTACTGTCCCAAGGGTTGGAAGACGGTCGGCATGGCCGGACGCGACGCAAGCAGCGTCCTGACCTCATCGGGAGTTCTGGCCCCGACGGCCACAAGGTCGAGCAGAACTCGGGCTGCCACTCCGACGCCGTACGGCGATGACTACTATGATTACTACTACGATGAATACAACTTGGACCCGGCATCCGTCATGAAGAGCATGCTTGAGCCGAAACAGACGATGGCGCTGTGTTGTCCTGA CTTCATGACCGTCGATTCCAACGGCGCCTGCTACTCGATTGTGTCTAGCTACACCGCGACAACAGGCTGCCATGTAGTAACAGGGTTCAACTACGAGTACAGCGAGACGACAACCACATACACGATGACATACACATACAGCGACGACGAGGGAAGCGAGACTGATGTGATCACCCGCGTCGGCACCTACGATGTCCCCACTGCAACTGAGACAACTGTCCGCACGTACACGACAAACCTAGACGGCGAGGAAAAGGagtcgatgacggcgatgtaTATAATGCCGGTTGTCACTCTCTTGTATCATGAGAGTGATCTTGAGAATGCGGCAAaggagacggcggcggccaaagccaaggctgaggctgaggctaGCGAGACGGCGACCAATGCTGCCAACAGCCTGATCGGGAGGAACGGGAATTCTGTGTGGGAGGGTGTTGGCTCGGTGGTTGGGATCTGGATGGTAGCTATGGCCTTGGGAGGCGCGTTGGTACTGCCGTGGTAA
- a CDS encoding uncharacterized protein (transcript_id=CADANIAT00007618) — protein sequence MQKYLTRPRKLPRQYQRASQGHSYHPDPNHRANTLPHRIPVPPDQAVGSIGRRLASLSLSLGFGRRRLLCRILKITLMIQESDNRHYIHRRHRLLFLAV from the coding sequence ATGCAGAAGTATCTTACAAGACCAAGAAAATTACCACGGCAGTACCAACGCGCCTCCCAAGGCCATAGCTACCATCCAGATCCCAACCACCGAGCCAACACCCTCCCACACAGAATTCCCGTTCCTCCCGATCAGGCTGTTGGCAGCATTGGTCGCCGTCTCGCtagcctcagcctcagccttggctttggccgccgccgtctcctTTGCCGCATTCTCAAGATCACTCTCATGATACAAGAGAGTGACAACCGGCATTATAtacatcgccgtcatcgactCCTTTTCCTCGCCGTCTAG